The following are from one region of the Methanobacterium veterum genome:
- a CDS encoding TIGR04086 family membrane protein: MSYLICKKCGGYYKLKEGEKPDEFEACECGGTLRYVQNFNAHFDEELDPINEFNICPDCGIENSAGEKYCKSCGKMIKDTKNEENNSDANKNVLKSTSNKWILRAVAIIVGILIVVIPTLIFVDSNYALLLLLIGGIVASLIAGGKSEDGAINGIVVGVIAAILILSLRGNFLFIDDVLFNIEIFIFEMSGAILILALFGLIGGVIGISIREFLIKAEK, encoded by the coding sequence ATGTCTTATCTTATCTGCAAGAAATGTGGTGGCTATTACAAGCTTAAAGAGGGAGAAAAGCCGGATGAATTTGAGGCATGTGAGTGTGGGGGAACCCTCAGATATGTTCAAAATTTTAATGCGCATTTCGACGAAGAATTAGACCCTATAAATGAATTTAATATTTGTCCTGACTGTGGAATTGAGAATTCTGCAGGTGAAAAATACTGTAAATCATGTGGTAAAATGATAAAAGATACCAAAAATGAAGAAAATAATTCTGATGCTAATAAAAATGTGCTAAAATCTACATCTAATAAATGGATATTGAGGGCTGTGGCAATTATTGTAGGCATTTTAATTGTAGTGATCCCTACTTTAATATTTGTAGATTCGAATTATGCATTGTTACTGCTTCTAATTGGGGGAATAGTTGCATCGCTAATTGCTGGAGGAAAAAGTGAAGATGGGGCTATAAATGGAATTGTAGTTGGTGTAATAGCTGCAATCTTAATTTTAAGCCTTAGAGGTAATTTTTTATTTATTGATGATGTCCTCTTTAATATAGAAATATTCATTTTTGAAATGAGCGGTGCCATATTAATCCTTGCCCTCTTTGGCCTTATTGGAGGAGTAATTGGTATTTCAATACGCGAATTTTTAATTAAAGCTGAAAAATAA
- a CDS encoding DUF356 domain-containing protein, with translation MTLILIRANSQGKLLNAIADIERHANLKISGNPKIIEPQIADKLAKGILKQNLRSKCEIAALLKVLDDTTKSIMHIKKIHPPAHIVVISEEYKEFEEIKKMFNRLPVLKGYYSHKSVPSN, from the coding sequence ATGACCCTAATTTTAATACGTGCAAACAGTCAAGGAAAACTATTGAATGCCATTGCAGACATTGAAAGGCATGCTAATTTAAAAATATCAGGAAACCCAAAGATAATTGAACCCCAAATTGCAGACAAACTGGCTAAAGGCATTCTTAAGCAGAATTTAAGATCAAAATGTGAAATAGCAGCTCTCTTAAAAGTTTTAGACGATACAACAAAAAGTATAATGCATATTAAAAAAATACACCCGCCAGCACATATTGTCGTTATAAGTGAAGAATATAAAGAATTTGAAGAAATAAAAAAGATGTTTAATAGGTTACCTGTACTTAAAGGCTATTATTCACATAAATCAGTTCCTTCAAATTAA
- a CDS encoding DUF308 domain-containing protein: MAEGNNALLGILAVILGILVIAFPLLSILTASVLAGLAVVFLGIWLLAQSFGTWGASKAASIAFLILGLVAVICGIGLFGHILAFSFLASIALFFAGFFLIISGIMSLFAKQGTAAKGSGGIGVILGILYIILASFAWDPYYLALLIGIWLIIDGIALFFVNPSDLVSTGKSEI; this comes from the coding sequence ATGGCTGAAGGTAACAACGCGTTGTTAGGTATTTTAGCTGTAATTTTAGGTATTTTGGTCATTGCTTTCCCATTGTTAAGTATTTTAACAGCCAGTGTCCTAGCAGGATTGGCTGTAGTGTTTTTAGGAATCTGGTTATTAGCACAGAGTTTTGGGACATGGGGAGCAAGCAAAGCCGCAAGTATTGCATTTTTAATACTTGGACTCGTAGCAGTAATTTGTGGAATAGGTTTATTTGGGCATATACTTGCATTTAGCTTCTTAGCAAGCATAGCTCTCTTCTTTGCAGGTTTTTTCCTGATAATTTCAGGTATAATGTCACTATTTGCTAAACAAGGAACAGCAGCTAAAGGATCTGGAGGTATAGGTGTCATACTGGGTATATTATATATAATACTAGCTTCATTTGCATGGGACCCTTATTACCTTGCTTTGTTAATTGGAATCTGGCTGATAATTGATGGAATAGCTCTATTCTTTGTTAATCCATCTGATTTGGTAAGTACTGGAAAATCAGAAATTTAA